From the genome of Streptomyces sp. NBC_01260, one region includes:
- a CDS encoding SURF1 family cytochrome oxidase biogenesis protein encodes MYRFLLTRQWLILALLALVMIPTMIELGFWQLHRHEHKVAQNALISHNLKAKPVPVAALTSPGHTVPRSDYWRAVKATGTYDEKHEVVVRRRTATDGSIGFHVLVPFDLKGGGTVMINRGWIPTADDQRAFPDVPAVPKGEVTVTGRLKADETTGSSGIKDLSDLPDRQVMLINSAEQAKLLSRPVLGGYLEQTGPVPSGDTPELIEAPDDSSIGPHMAYAVQWWLFAAGVPVGYVVLARREKRDLVTAAAAAAEAGGAAAEPGKPEPAKA; translated from the coding sequence GTGTACCGCTTCCTGTTGACACGGCAGTGGCTGATCCTCGCCCTCCTCGCCCTCGTCATGATTCCCACGATGATCGAGCTGGGCTTCTGGCAGCTGCACCGGCATGAGCACAAGGTCGCGCAGAACGCCCTGATCTCTCACAACCTCAAGGCGAAGCCGGTTCCGGTCGCCGCGCTCACCTCGCCCGGCCACACCGTTCCGCGCTCGGACTACTGGCGCGCGGTGAAGGCCACCGGGACGTACGACGAGAAGCACGAGGTCGTGGTGCGGCGCAGGACTGCCACCGACGGCAGCATCGGCTTCCATGTGCTGGTCCCGTTCGACCTCAAGGGCGGCGGCACGGTCATGATCAACCGTGGCTGGATCCCCACCGCCGACGACCAGCGCGCCTTCCCCGACGTGCCGGCCGTACCGAAGGGCGAAGTGACCGTCACCGGGCGGCTCAAGGCCGACGAGACGACGGGCAGCAGCGGTATCAAGGACCTCTCGGACCTGCCGGACCGCCAGGTGATGCTGATCAACAGCGCCGAGCAGGCCAAGCTGCTCTCCCGGCCGGTGCTCGGCGGCTACCTGGAACAGACCGGGCCCGTGCCGTCCGGCGACACCCCCGAGCTGATCGAGGCCCCCGACGACAGCTCCATCGGCCCGCACATGGCGTACGCCGTGCAGTGGTGGCTGTTCGCCGCCGGTGTTCCGGTCGGCTATGTGGTGCTGGCCCGCCGGGAGAAGCGCGACCTGGTGACGGCAGCGGCCGCGGCCGCCGAAGCGGGGGGCGCCGCGGCGGAGCCCGGGAAGCCCGAGCCCGCGAAGGCCTGA